Below is a window of Bacteroidota bacterium DNA.
AAAAAATTTTTGATATAAAACCGGAATCATATAGATAACCTGGTAAAAAGGCATGACCGCTATAAGTCCAAGCAATCTGATATTTTTCTTGAAAGAATATTTAAAGAATGAAGCAAAAGAGCTAAATAATATGACATCACCTATCCATTTATCAAGCAACAGACCGGATTTAATCCAATTAAATGGAAAAAACAAAGCTAATGGTATGGAAACAATCAAAAACAACATAAACAATGAAGGAATGATAACAGGCAACTGATTCCATGAGAATTTAGCTGTCTTTACTTTAGAAATCCAACGAGTTCGTTGAGAGATAAGCTGAGTTAAGGATTGACAAGCATCGGTTTTGATTAAAACATCATGCGTCATAAACACTTCTACCAAATCCGGATTCAAGTTATGTACTCTTTTCAGCAAAAACTCATCATCACCGCTGGCAAGCTGCATTTCAGGGGTATAAGCACCGACTCGCATAAAAATATTTTTGGTAAAAGCTAAGTTAGCTCCATTTGCTGAAAACACAACGCCATTTGCCAATGAACCCATACTCATTGAGACCAAAGCTGAACTTTCAAGCTTCTGAATATCTTCAAAAAAAGAGTTTTGACTCTTTAATTCAATTGGCATTACCAACATTTCCGATTGTGTTGAGCCAATTTTTTGAGCAATAGCAGTTAGCCAAGTTTTAGGACATTCCACATCAGCATCAGTCGTTACAATCCACTTAGTTTGAACATGATTAATCCCTGTTTGCAGTGCTCTTTTTTTCCCTTCTCCGTCATTTTGTAATACTTCATATTCAAATGGAAATCCATTTAATTCAAGGTCTAATTTTGACTTTGAATTGTCCTCTGAATGGTCATCAATAAAAATAAACATAACTTTGGAATGGCTTGGTTTATCAAGCATCTTGAGAGAATGCACAAGCGTTGGCAAGGTGGATTCTTCATTCCTAAATGGGATCACAACAGTAAAATCAAGTGGGAGTTGAGTAACTTTATTGAATTGATTATTTTTCAATGCTTTCCTCATTCCTATTGCGAAGTAAATCATTACTGAAATATATGCTACACCTATGAGTTGGAACAAAAACATGGAATTTAATTATTAATAATGACCCGGATTAAGGAATCTGCATATACTTATGGGTTTGCA
It encodes the following:
- a CDS encoding glycosyltransferase, which translates into the protein MFLFQLIGVAYISVMIYFAIGMRKALKNNQFNKVTQLPLDFTVVIPFRNEESTLPTLVHSLKMLDKPSHSKVMFIFIDDHSEDNSKSKLDLELNGFPFEYEVLQNDGEGKKRALQTGINHVQTKWIVTTDADVECPKTWLTAIAQKIGSTQSEMLVMPIELKSQNSFFEDIQKLESSALVSMSMGSLANGVVFSANGANLAFTKNIFMRVGAYTPEMQLASGDDEFLLKRVHNLNPDLVEVFMTHDVLIKTDACQSLTQLISQRTRWISKVKTAKFSWNQLPVIIPSLFMLFLIVSIPLALFFPFNWIKSGLLLDKWIGDVILFSSFASFFKYSFKKNIRLLGLIAVMPFYQVIYMIPVLYQKFFGEFTWKGRTYEA